From one Cupriavidus sp. P-10 genomic stretch:
- a CDS encoding alpha/beta hydrolase: MFETSHPDPVAPSPTPAAPGTLRWLAVAAGVALAAGVARHLLFRAVERNAFVTRMDETSTEIPVPWSSMPVRHTTFASGDRELHARFVPAAWPDAPALMVCHGDNETLADWLPVQAMLVESGIASFVFDYSGYGRSSGRPSVRHLRQDAITAYRQFLAAAPAASRRVVLGHSLGSGILLDVARLFAPQPDGYVIAAGFSSARRAAVQTGRVPAWAAWLLPDPWDNVARASRLERPLLVVHSRADAVFAHGHAERVAAAARHLHRLVMHDAMPHGAAIAPDHLAAFWAPIVRYVQDMDSGSLVETGARVDVVEAGREGSQGGHLHENSHENSHENPRENSGSMRVPGKQ; encoded by the coding sequence ATGTTCGAGACTTCGCATCCCGACCCCGTCGCACCCTCGCCCACGCCGGCGGCGCCAGGCACGCTGCGCTGGCTCGCCGTGGCGGCCGGGGTCGCGCTGGCCGCCGGAGTTGCACGCCACCTACTGTTTCGTGCGGTGGAGCGCAATGCATTTGTCACGCGAATGGATGAAACAAGCACCGAGATTCCTGTGCCGTGGTCATCCATGCCTGTGCGGCATACCACGTTCGCCAGCGGCGATCGCGAGCTGCATGCCCGCTTCGTTCCCGCCGCGTGGCCCGACGCGCCCGCGCTGATGGTCTGCCATGGCGACAACGAAACCCTGGCCGACTGGCTGCCGGTACAGGCCATGCTGGTGGAGTCCGGCATTGCTTCATTCGTGTTCGATTACAGCGGCTATGGCCGCAGCAGCGGACGCCCTTCCGTGCGCCACCTGCGCCAGGACGCCATCACTGCGTACCGGCAGTTTCTTGCGGCCGCGCCCGCGGCGTCGCGCCGCGTCGTATTGGGCCATTCGCTGGGCTCGGGCATCCTGCTTGATGTGGCACGGCTCTTCGCGCCGCAGCCCGATGGCTACGTCATCGCCGCCGGCTTCAGTTCGGCGCGCCGCGCCGCGGTGCAGACCGGCCGCGTGCCGGCGTGGGCCGCGTGGTTGCTGCCCGATCCCTGGGACAATGTCGCGCGCGCCAGCCGCCTCGAACGCCCGCTGCTGGTGGTGCACAGCCGTGCCGATGCCGTGTTCGCGCACGGCCATGCAGAGCGCGTGGCCGCTGCCGCGCGGCACTTGCATCGATTGGTCATGCACGACGCCATGCCGCATGGAGCGGCCATCGCGCCGGATCATCTCGCCGCATTCTGGGCGCCGATCGTGCGTTACGTGCAGGATATGGACAGCGGCTCGCTAGTCGAAACCGGCGCGCGCGTGGACGTGGTGGAAGCAGGCAGGGAAGGCAGCCAGGGCGGGCATTTGCACGAAAATTCGCACGAAAATTCGCACGAAAATCCCCGCGAAAACAGCGGTTCGATGCGCGTGCCAGGCAAGCAGTGA
- a CDS encoding copper resistance protein CopQ, translated as MTKFAKTLITAATLAAAFAGGAAHAAGVQDSSFAGDKYGYQFRVGKADAFTDGARTGKFDPFTEGARAGKFDPFTEGARVGKADPYTDGARIVAGLDRSGVSASPARSVDPYTDGARVGKPDPYTDGARTVAGLDRSGVSASPARSIDPYTDGARVGKADPYTDGARTVAGLDRSGVSASPARSIDPYTDGARVGKADPYTDGARIVAGLDRSGVSASPARSVDPYTDGARVGKADPYTDGALA; from the coding sequence ATGACCAAGTTCGCCAAGACCCTGATCACCGCCGCTACCCTTGCTGCCGCCTTCGCCGGTGGCGCCGCCCACGCCGCAGGCGTGCAGGACAGCAGCTTTGCCGGTGACAAGTACGGCTACCAGTTCCGCGTCGGCAAGGCCGATGCCTTCACCGACGGTGCCCGCACCGGCAAGTTCGATCCGTTCACCGAAGGCGCCCGTGCCGGCAAGTTCGACCCGTTCACCGAAGGTGCGCGCGTCGGCAAGGCCGACCCCTACACCGACGGTGCCCGCATCGTCGCCGGCCTCGACCGCAGCGGTGTCTCGGCTTCTCCGGCACGCAGCGTCGACCCGTACACCGATGGCGCGCGCGTCGGCAAGCCTGATCCGTACACCGACGGCGCCCGCACCGTAGCCGGCCTGGACCGCAGCGGTGTCTCGGCTTCTCCGGCACGCAGCATCGACCCGTACACCGATGGCGCACGCGTCGGCAAGGCTGATCCGTACACCGACGGCGCCCGCACCGTAGCCGGCCTCGACCGCAGCGGTGTCTCGGCTTCTCCGGCACGCAGCATCGACCCGTACACCGATGGCGCACGCGTCGGCAAGGCTGATCCGTACACCGACGGTGCCCGCATCGTCGCCGGCCTGGATCGCAGCGGTGTCTCGGCTTCTCCGGCACGCAGCGTCGACCCGTACACCGATGGCGCACGTGTCGGCAAGGCTGACCCCTACACCGACGGCGCGCTCGCCTGA
- a CDS encoding TetR/AcrR family transcriptional regulator, translated as MKTQSVREQLLEHTLVLIRRRGFNGFSYRDLAELVGVKTSSIHYYFPTKDDLVLEAVKEYSARLSEHLRAIDTKLPVTEQAAIYLAPFRNSCGSDQICLCGMLSTETLCLPESVHKLLQGFYQMHEQWLTGLLERAQPLRSTPFPVPPPRLAQVVFGSLQSGLIAARLFGTSDRVEAAADTLMAAVAG; from the coding sequence ATGAAAACGCAATCCGTACGCGAGCAGTTGCTCGAGCACACCCTTGTCCTGATCCGCCGCCGCGGCTTCAACGGCTTCAGCTATCGCGACCTGGCCGAGTTGGTGGGGGTAAAAACCTCCAGCATCCACTATTACTTCCCGACCAAGGACGACCTCGTCCTCGAGGCGGTGAAGGAATACAGCGCGCGCCTGAGCGAGCACCTGCGCGCCATCGACACCAAACTGCCGGTGACCGAGCAGGCCGCGATCTACCTGGCGCCGTTCCGCAACAGCTGCGGCTCTGACCAGATCTGCCTGTGCGGCATGCTGTCGACGGAGACCCTGTGCCTGCCTGAATCCGTGCACAAGCTGCTGCAGGGCTTCTACCAGATGCACGAGCAGTGGCTGACGGGGCTGCTGGAGCGGGCGCAGCCGCTGCGCAGCACGCCGTTCCCGGTGCCGCCGCCGCGGCTGGCGCAGGTCGTGTTTGGTTCGCTGCAAAGCGGCTTGATCGCGGCGCGCCTGTTTGGCACGTCCGACCGGGTCGAGGCTGCGGCCGATACGCTGATGGCAGCGGTGGCCGGCTAA
- a CDS encoding TetR/AcrR family transcriptional regulator, with the protein MKTRSVREELVEHALVLIRRRGFNGFSYRDLAELVGVKTSSIHYYFPTKDDLVLEAVREYSTRKQARLDGIDSSLPTAEQARQYLAPLRAGSGTEEACLVGMLAADVLMLPESVRSAMRDFVRLNEQWLARLFERAASQRQAPYPASPQQLAQIAFGALQNGLISARLFGTTERLDAAAAMLSSLMPAEQALALA; encoded by the coding sequence ATGAAAACCCGGTCTGTACGCGAAGAGCTGGTCGAACATGCACTGGTGCTAATCCGCCGTCGGGGGTTCAACGGGTTCAGCTACCGCGACCTGGCCGAACTGGTCGGGGTCAAGACCTCGAGCATCCACTACTACTTTCCGACGAAGGACGACCTGGTGCTGGAAGCGGTGCGCGAATACAGCACACGCAAGCAGGCGCGCCTGGACGGCATCGACAGCAGCCTGCCGACGGCCGAGCAGGCACGCCAATACCTGGCGCCGCTGCGAGCCGGCTCCGGCACTGAAGAGGCCTGCCTGGTCGGCATGCTGGCGGCGGATGTGCTGATGCTGCCGGAATCCGTGCGCAGCGCGATGCGCGACTTTGTCCGCCTCAACGAGCAATGGCTCGCGCGGCTGTTCGAGCGCGCGGCGTCGCAGCGGCAGGCGCCTTACCCGGCGTCGCCGCAGCAGTTGGCACAGATCGCATTCGGCGCGCTGCAGAACGGCCTGATCAGTGCGCGGTTGTTCGGCACCACCGAGCGGCTGGATGCCGCCGCCGCAATGCTGTCGAGCCTGATGCCGGCGGAGCAGGCGTTAGCGCTTGCCTGA